One Delphinus delphis chromosome 16, mDelDel1.2, whole genome shotgun sequence genomic window carries:
- the BAG3 gene encoding BAG family molecular chaperone regulator 3 isoform X2 — MPGRPVETASSANGPSREGSRPLPTREGHVVYPRLRPGYIPIPVLHDGAQSRQPHPVFAYPQPGTQRFQTEVAPAAPQRPQSPLRGVAEATQPDKQCGQAVAAAAAQPPASHGPERSQSPAASDCSSSSSSASLPSSSGRSSLGSHQLPRGYISIPVIHEQNVTRPAAQPSFHQAQKTHYPAQQGEYQTHQPVYHKIQGDDWEPRTVWAASPFRSPVRGASSREGSPARSSTPVHTPPSVRVQTVVDRPQQPMTHREPSPIPQPENKPESKPGPAGPDLTPGHIPIQVIRKEVDSQPVSQKPLPPSEKVEVKVPSAPVPCPPSPAPSAVPSPAKNVAAEERAAPSPAPAEATPPKPGEAEVPPKHPGVLKVEAILEKVQGLEQAVDNFEGKKTDKKYLMIEEYLTKELLALDSVDPEGRADVRQARRDGVRKVQTILEKLEQKAIDVPGQVQVYELQPSSLDTDEPLQEIMEMGAVTADKSKKSAGNGEDPSTETQQPEAKAAAAPNPSSTTDTAANPAAP; from the exons ATGCCCGGACGGCCTGTT gaAACCGCATCCTCTGCAAACGGGCCTTCGAGGGAGGGCTCCAGGCCGCTGCCCACGAGGGAAGGCCACGTTGTGTACCCCCGGCTCCGGCCAGGCTACATTCCCATCCCCGTCCTCCACGACGGTGCCCAGAGCCGGCAGCCACATCCTGTCTTCGCCTACCCCCAGCCTGGGACGCAGCGCTTCCAAACCGAGGTAGCCCCGGCGGCCCCGCAGAGGCCCCAGTCACCTCTGCGGGGAGTGGCGGAAGCCACCCAGCCAGATAAACAGTGCGGACAGGCAGTAGCGGCTGCggcagcccagcccccagcctcccatGGACCTGAG CGATCCCAGTCTCCGGCTGCCTCGGACTGCTCATCCTCGTCCTCCTCGGCCAGCCTGCCCTCCTCCTCTGGCAGGAGCAGCCTGGGCAGTCACCAGCTCCCCCGGGGCTACATCTCCATCCCTGTGATACATGAGCAGAATGTCACCCGGCCGGCAGCCCAGCCCTCCTTCCACCAAGCCCAGAAGACCCACTACCCAGCTCAGCAGGGCGAATACCAGACCCACCAGCCTGTGTACCACAAGATCCAGGGAGATGACTGGGAGCCCCGGACCGTGTGGGCAGCATCCCCGTTCCGGTCACCTGTCCGGGGTGCGTCCAGCCGGGAGGGCTCTCCAGCCAGAAGCAGCACGCCGGTGCACACCCCGCCGTCCGTCCGCGTGCAAACCGTGGTCGACAGGCCTCAG CAACCCATGACCCATCGAGAACCTTCACCTATTCCCCAACCTGAAAACAAACCAGAAAGCAAGCCAGGCCCAGCTGGACCAGATCTCACTCCTGGACACATCCCGATTCAAGTGATCCGCAAAGAGGTGGATTCTCAACCTGTTTCGCAGaagcccctgcctccctctgagAAAGTGGAAGTAAAGGTTCCCTCTGCTCCGGTGCCTTGTCCTCCCAGCCCGGCCCCTTCTGCCGTCCCCTCTCCCGCCAAGAACGTGGCTGCAGAAGAGagagcagcccccagccctgcccctgcagAAGCCACACCCCCAAAACCAGGAGAAGCTGAGGTACCCCCAAAACATCCAGGTGTGCTGAAAGTAGAAGCCATCTTGGAGAAGGTGCAAGGGCTGGAGCAGGCTGTGGACAACTTTGAAGGcaagaagacagacaaaaagtACCTGATGATAGAAGAGTATTTGACCAAAGAGCTACTGGCCCTGGATTCGGTAGACCCAGAAGGACGCGCTGATGTCCGCCAGGCCAGGAGAGATGGCGTCAGGAAGGTTCAGACCATCCTGGAAAAACTTGAACAGAAAGCAATAGATGTCCCAGGTCAAGTCCAGGTTTATGAACTCCAGCCCAGCTCCCTTGACACCGATGAGCCACTTCAGGAAATCATGGAGATGGGTGCCGTGACAGCAGACAAGAGCAAGAAAAGTGCTGGAAACGGAGAAGATCCCAGTACTGAAACCCAGCAGCCAGAAGCCAAAGCAGCAGCAGCTCCAAACCCCAGCAGCACGACAGACACAGCTGCAAACCCAGCAGCACCTTAG